In Thermorudis peleae, a genomic segment contains:
- a CDS encoding dienelactone hydrolase family protein, with product MGTMITFPSNGGETPGYLALPSTTPAPGIVVIQEWWGLEPHIRDVTDRFAAEGFVALAPDLYHGKVATEPDEARKLAMELEYDRAVAEIIAAARYLLSRAEVRGPKVGVVGFCMGGGLSLLSACRSDLFGAAVVFYGRNPNPIEQVRSLTCPLLGLYGEADQGIPPTEVERLRQALQEAGKQFELHIYPNAPHAFFNDTRASYRPEAAIDAWRRTLAFFRQHLKTA from the coding sequence ATGGGCACAATGATTACGTTCCCAAGCAATGGTGGAGAAACACCCGGGTATCTTGCGTTGCCGAGCACAACGCCTGCGCCGGGTATCGTTGTTATCCAGGAGTGGTGGGGGCTTGAGCCACACATTCGGGATGTGACCGATCGCTTCGCCGCTGAAGGCTTTGTCGCACTCGCCCCTGACCTCTACCACGGCAAAGTTGCGACCGAACCGGATGAAGCGCGCAAACTCGCGATGGAACTTGAATATGACCGGGCAGTCGCTGAGATCATTGCTGCTGCCCGCTATCTCTTGAGCCGTGCCGAAGTCCGCGGCCCCAAGGTTGGCGTGGTTGGCTTTTGTATGGGTGGTGGGTTGTCGCTTCTTTCCGCATGCCGCAGCGATCTGTTTGGGGCAGCGGTGGTTTTCTACGGCCGTAATCCTAATCCAATTGAGCAAGTACGTTCGCTCACCTGCCCCTTGCTCGGCTTGTATGGAGAGGCGGATCAAGGTATTCCGCCCACTGAAGTGGAGCGGCTCCGCCAAGCATTGCAGGAAGCCGGCAAACAGTTCGAACTCCACATCTATCCCAACGCACCGCACGCCTTTTTCAACGATACCCGAGCCAGCTACCGCCCCGAGGCAGCTATCGATGCGTGGCGTCGGACGCTCGCATTCTTCCGCCAGCATCTGAAGACAGCGTGA
- a CDS encoding L,D-transpeptidase produces the protein MGRTRRWSRLVGLVGTVSAFLLSLMPLPLQPPAQAAPWQTPTIYFPQTGHHLSGDFLQAWLSHGGLMIFGYPISEPMTQDGMTVQYFERARFEYHPENRGTPYVVLATLLGNWATANRKNEDPFKPLPPQAADWFKNDPDRTFFPATGHTIAYGFRRYWLLHGGLYTFGYPISEEFSERNPDTGQVYTVQYFERARFEYHPENRGTEYEVLLGRLGAQYAASQGINTAPVPQASGSITAYPGLLDPRWSRAVSNDDGTLFGAVVADELLIRSAPQTSAPVVGSTYKRYPVPIRGIVTGDSVNGLNVWYDLGGGRYVAAAWVEPLTPPEPPQFFDGHWVDVSLTAFYAIAYDGYRPVYAAIITAGKDQATPTGIFHILYRVQNETMDSATIGIPPGSPGYYHLENVLYTQYFKPGGYAIHGNYWTPPSQFGGFSSHGCVGLMNSDAEWFWNFLNIGSTVSIHY, from the coding sequence ATGGGACGTACACGGCGCTGGTCTCGCCTGGTTGGATTGGTTGGAACGGTAAGCGCCTTCCTGTTGAGCTTGATGCCGCTTCCTTTACAGCCCCCAGCCCAAGCAGCCCCCTGGCAAACACCAACAATCTATTTCCCGCAAACAGGTCATCACCTCAGCGGTGATTTTTTACAAGCCTGGCTCAGCCATGGTGGTTTAATGATCTTTGGTTATCCAATTTCCGAGCCAATGACGCAAGATGGCATGACTGTCCAATACTTCGAACGTGCGCGTTTTGAGTATCACCCCGAGAATCGGGGTACACCCTATGTCGTCCTCGCAACGCTTCTCGGTAATTGGGCAACCGCAAACCGGAAGAATGAGGATCCCTTCAAGCCCCTGCCGCCCCAAGCAGCTGATTGGTTTAAGAACGATCCCGACCGCACCTTCTTCCCGGCAACCGGGCATACGATTGCCTATGGATTCCGGCGCTACTGGCTCCTCCATGGCGGGCTGTATACTTTCGGCTACCCAATTTCTGAGGAATTCTCTGAGCGCAATCCTGATACCGGGCAGGTCTATACGGTGCAATACTTCGAGCGTGCCCGGTTTGAATACCATCCCGAAAATCGCGGCACAGAGTACGAAGTCCTGCTTGGGCGACTGGGAGCTCAATATGCAGCCTCCCAAGGGATCAATACGGCCCCCGTGCCCCAGGCTTCTGGGAGTATCACCGCCTATCCTGGCTTACTTGATCCTCGCTGGTCCCGCGCCGTCAGCAACGATGACGGCACACTGTTTGGCGCTGTTGTGGCTGATGAATTGCTGATTCGCTCGGCTCCACAGACGAGCGCTCCAGTTGTCGGCTCAACATACAAGCGTTACCCGGTACCAATTCGTGGAATCGTTACTGGCGATAGCGTGAACGGGTTGAATGTCTGGTATGACCTTGGCGGGGGCCGCTATGTCGCAGCGGCTTGGGTTGAGCCACTCACTCCGCCAGAACCACCACAGTTCTTTGATGGACATTGGGTTGATGTCAGTCTCACAGCTTTCTATGCGATTGCGTATGACGGCTACCGTCCGGTTTATGCAGCAATTATCACGGCTGGAAAAGACCAGGCTACACCAACTGGCATATTCCATATCCTCTACCGAGTCCAGAACGAGACGATGGATTCAGCCACCATTGGTATCCCACCGGGCAGTCCGGGGTACTATCATCTTGAAAACGTGCTCTACACGCAGTACTTCAAACCGGGGGGATATGCCATCCACGGCAACTATTGGACTCCGCCTTCGCAATTTGGCGGCTTTAGCAGCCACGGGTGTGTTGGACTCATGAATAGCGATGCCGAATGGTTCTGGAATTTCTTGAACATCGGCTCGACAGTCAGCATTCACTACTAA